A DNA window from Malus domestica cultivar Red Delicious-ww chloroplast, complete genome contains the following coding sequences:
- the ycf3 gene encoding photosystem I assembly protein Ycf3, with the protein MSWRSERIWVELIAGSRKTSNFCWAFILFLGSLGFLLVGTSSYFGRNFISLFPSQQIIFFPQGIVMSFYGIAGLFISSYLWCTILWNVGSGYDRFDIKEGIVCIFRWGFPGKNRRIFLRFLMKDIQSIRIEIKEGIYARRVLYMEIKGQGAIPLTRTDENFTPREIEQKAAELAYFLRVPIEVF; encoded by the coding sequence ATGAGTTGGCGATCAGAACGTATATGGGTAGAACTTATAGCGGGGTCTCGAAAAACAAGTAATTTCTGTTGGGCCTTTATTCTTTTTTTAGGTTCATTAGGGTTTTTATTGGTTGGAACGTCCAGTTATTTTGGTAGGAATTTTATATCTTTATTTCCTTCTCAGCAAATAATTTTTTTTCCACAAGGTATCGTGATGTCTTTCTATGGGATCGCAGGTCTTTTTATTAGCTCCTATTTGTGGTGCACAATTTTGTGGAATGTAGGTAGTGGTTATGATCGATTCGATATAAAAGAGGGCATAGTGTGTATTTTTCGTTGGGGATTTCCTGGAAAAAATCGTCGCATATTCCTCCGATTCCTTATGAAAGACATTCAGTCCATCAGAATAGAAATTAAAGAGGGTATTTATGCTCGTCGTGTCCTTTATATGGAAATAAAAGGACAAGGAGCCATTCCCTTGACTCGTACTGATGAGAATTTTACTCCACGAGAGATTGAGCAAAAAGCTGCTGAATTGGCCTATTTCTTGCGTGTACCAATTGAAGTATTTTGA